A genomic region of Leptospira bourretii contains the following coding sequences:
- a CDS encoding DUF1295 domain-containing protein: MENLLFSYLAAVIFTFFFMSLMWFWGKSRDNYAVIDVGWGLVIAGIASVLVFFGKGTVYAKWAVLVPVWIWALRLSGFLYFTRIRTNHPEDKRYAGFRKDYGEKVHQKMFTNVFILQGFLALLLSFPFYFAAKWNLFPNSGMMGPNGYLMVLIGWILFFVGVIGEGISDRDLHRFVADPKNKGKVCNIGLWKYTRHPNYFFEWVIWVGIGIIPILSAPDALLSLFTPVFMFVLLRFVSGVPFAEKYSLLSKGDVFREYMRTTNAFFPWFPKQK; encoded by the coding sequence GTCTCATGTGGTTTTGGGGGAAGTCGAGAGACAACTATGCAGTCATTGATGTGGGTTGGGGACTTGTCATCGCAGGGATAGCCAGTGTACTTGTCTTTTTTGGGAAGGGGACTGTATATGCAAAATGGGCAGTGCTTGTTCCCGTTTGGATCTGGGCCCTTCGTTTATCAGGTTTTCTATACTTCACTCGCATTCGTACAAACCATCCAGAAGACAAACGATATGCCGGATTCCGAAAGGACTATGGTGAGAAAGTCCACCAAAAGATGTTTACCAATGTATTTATATTACAAGGATTTTTGGCCCTGCTACTTTCCTTCCCTTTTTACTTTGCCGCTAAGTGGAATCTATTCCCAAACTCTGGGATGATGGGACCTAACGGATATTTAATGGTTCTCATCGGTTGGATTTTATTTTTTGTAGGAGTGATTGGGGAAGGAATTTCCGATCGTGATCTTCATCGGTTTGTGGCCGATCCAAAAAACAAAGGTAAGGTTTGCAACATTGGTCTTTGGAAATACACTAGGCATCCCAATTATTTTTTTGAATGGGTGATTTGGGTGGGGATTGGGATCATTCCGATTCTTTCGGCGCCAGATGCCCTATTATCACTCTTTACTCCAGTTTTTATGTTTGTATTGTTACGATTTGTTTCCGGTGTTCCGTTTGCAGAAAAATATTCGCTTCTTTCTAAAGGTGATGTTTTTCGCGAATACATGCGCACCACAAATGCATTTTTCCCTTGGTTTCCCAAACAAAAATAA